From Danio rerio strain Tuebingen ecotype United States chromosome 7, GRCz12tu, whole genome shotgun sequence, the proteins below share one genomic window:
- the pea15 gene encoding astrocytic phosphoprotein PEA-15, translating into MSEYSSLLSDLSENITNEDLEQLKSACKEDIPEEQSNSIACSRDWFSYLEKNDKLAQDNLSYIEHIFEISRRPDLLTRVIEYRTTVLKISEDDEIDTKLTRIPSAKKYKDIIRQPSEDEIIKLAPPPKKA; encoded by the exons ATGTCTGAATACAGCTCTCTGCTGAGCGACCTGTCGGAGAACATCACTAATGAAGACCTGGAGCAGCTGAAGTCGGCCTGTAAGGAGGACATCCCTGAGGAGCAGAGCAACTCCATCGCCTGCTCCAGAGACTGGTTCAGCTACCTGGAGAAGAATGACAAACTGGCGCAAG ATAACCTTTCCTACATCGAGCACATCTTCGAGATCTCGCGGCGACCCGACCTGTTGACCCGGGTCATCGAGTACCGCACGACTGTGCTGAAGATTTCTGAAGACGACGAGATCGACACCAAACTCACACGCATCCCGTCTGCTAAGAAATACAAGG ACATCATCCGCCAGCCGTCTGAAGATGAGATCATCAAACTGGCTCCGCCGCCCAAAAAAGCATGA